The genomic DNA AAAAGTAATGAAAGTAGTGTATTAGCAGGTCCTTAGGCTAATGTCTGGGTTACTTGCTTTTCTAGATGTCTCTACAGTGCTGCTAgaagatgaaaaacagaaggatAAACCGTGCAGTTGTGGGAAGAACGTGCGACAGAGGGTGGTTTGAACAGAGTTGCTCACCATTCTTCAGCATGTTAGAGTGTGAGGCAAAGAACAAACAAGCCAGCCATATgtgaaacacaaagagagagagagggagagaagtgtgtgtgtgtgtgtgtgtgtgtgtgtgtgtgtgcatatgttgtGTAAACGCTTGATCTTCTACACAAAGTCTTTAGGTTTGGTCACACATTCTCGTAATCATATATGTGAAGGTACCTATCTGTGACAATACTGGGGGTTTGTGAGGATCTTAATTATGTGCTCGAAGTAAAAGCTGCACGAAGGACAATATTTTATCGGCTACAATGTGAAACTCCACTGGGAGTCtctgtgggtgcatgtgtgtgtgtgtgtttgtgtgtgttgaaggagaaatgttcaaatgttaAGCTGAAGTTGAATGTTTACCAGGTTTCATAATGGCATGAGTTGAAGTGTGGCTATGTGTGATGATGACGATAATGATGACTTAATATGAATATTGAAGTgcattgcatgtgtgtatatgactaAGCAAGACAATGGTAACTGTCTGGGAATCTATTAAAAACAAGATATATTCTTTTTATATGTTGACACACTGTATCAATGCTTCAAGACAAGAgtccaatgaaatattttgtctttctttcacactcaATATTGTTTCTGTTTAAGTACTAGTACTTAACTATACCAGTGCGTCAGGGACGATTGTAGTTGCAGCTGTGGTCTAAGGGTTAGAGGCCTGGGCTTGTGACTAGAGAGTTGCTGGTTTGcttcccaggaccaacatccatggctgtgtgcccttgagcaaggcacttaaccccagtgcTCCCCAGGTGCAAGGAAAGCTGCccgctcctgtgtctggtgcgtgtgttcactactggtgtgttggatgggttaaatgcagaggacaagctcactgttcacagtgtgtgcaatcacagacatttacatgcTGTAGATACTCAACTGACACAGATACTCAACTTTTTTCATGTCTGATACCTTTAGTTCACATGGGCATGGAGATTAggacatcttttcttttcttttttcttttttctttccttttcttttttttttttttttaacttaggGCTTCTCTAAGCAGTGACATGGTCCACCACTGGTCAGAGTTTTTCTAAATCACCACTCACTGACTCTCATATCATCCTCTTACCTGGAAATGATGTAAGTCAGTCTAGCCTGGAAAGCTTACTATCAGTCCGTTTGCCTTGGAAAAATCAAAAACTGTTCTTACTGTAAGACCACTGATGTGAATAACCTCTGTGAATGAAattagcttcagttaaacatcattttttatAGGAGTGTTTCTACTCATGACTTGATAATGTTACCAGTGTTAATATGCTGAATGTGCAGAGTGATGTagcagatgtttttgtttgtttatttgtctttgttttgttttttttttcaaactcttgACAGGGGAGAGGCATTTCATAaaagaatattaatattattgaaATTTTGTTACTGTTAATGTATGTCTTAAATGCTGAATTTTTATTAGGTTTTAAAGCCTGTTTGAAATAAGCCATAGCCATTGTTTATATGTGCAGTTCTACAGTgtacttaaaaaataaaagatattcTTTGGTTTGTACAAAATCCCATTTGGTTTGGCTCTACGGGTAATACACAACGTACATGTATATTTTGGTTTTATATCAGTTTATTCAACATTCTTCAAAGGCTAACCATCCACACACAGTTGTTTTAAGTGTAATTTTAAGATTAAGAAAAGTGCTTTTgggaaaacaaagacagattGATTAGTTAAGACTGCAGAAATGGGTAAAAGAGATTCTAGTTTTATAAGTTAAAACTGaacatcttttaaaaataagagaCTTATTTATACTCATAAGAgacattcatttaaaacagatgtCTGGGgctttgcattctttttttcttaaagcatTTCCCTGGTGAACAATATGCatgaaataaaaagaggaacctaacagaataaacacagaacaaaatatttggttctattctattctattctattctattctattctattctattctattctattctaatcTGGACATATGAAGCCATCAGAGTGAAATGGCTGCTGAGGCTCATGACCAAGCACTAGCGCATATTCTGTATCAGGATATTTCTGAAATATCTAGAAAAATTGATCTAAACagctgtatacacacacgtacagtgTCATCACAAATTCATTAACAGGAAAACATGACGGGAAGTCTGGCCCAGAGGCTTGTGTGTAAAATGATACACCAcaggaaaaacagtgaaatcacTATGTTTCTTTAGAGGTCGTTTATCAGATGTTTTAAGTAAAAGGGACATTGAAATTAAATGCCGATTTTTACATTCACCGATGATAAAATGGTGCCTTAGGGGTGCactcctgaacacacacacatacccacacacacatatacatatatttgtgtgtgtgtgtgtgtgtgtgtgtgtgtgtgtgtgtgacttctaACTAAGAATATCTGATGGTATTCCAAAATTATTGTGTCTGAATGCAGAAAGGCCACAAAAATCAGAGTAGCTGCAggaaatgtttcagaaatgtcattatacatataaatacacatgtgCAAGGATTTGTGGATTCTGAGAGGTAATGTCCTCAAAATCAaattttgtgtttgatttcagtCCTGTGCCCATTGTCATCTTGTCACCATATCACATTTAGTTTAACAGATACATCATTTTATCCTTTTACTTATCTATGAATGAGGCCCATCTGTCTGGGATATTGCTGCTTATTAACCTGTGGCTGTGTCATAGTCAGCAGCTCTCCTTTCATATATTGGTCTCATGACTTTGGccaagagagaaagtaaatccAGTCACACAAATAACATGTTCTCTATAAGTGAGTTAATACTTCCAGGCCGTTAttaattcacattttaacaCCCTCTTTACCCTGTAGTTTTACAGCTTCATCACTCAACTGTCTGTCTTAGCACATGGTTATGGCGGCTTGCATTTTGCTCAAGGTATGATATCCTTAATAAACATTTGAGAAACGCACAAATTCATACATATTCACAGCAATGGTAAAACTTGGGTTAAGCTGGGTTAAAACTTGGGTTAAAACTTGGGCaagtttcaaaataaacatttgaggGAAAAGACActctttatctgtttgttaagtaaataaaataattactaAATTATCTTTAGTCTActtttagtttttgtttctctctatctctctatctctctctctctctctctctctcacactttttctctctctctgtgtgtgtgtgtgtgtgagagagagagagagagagagagagagaaagaatcagcTGGAGTTTTGTTGGGGGTTTGATATATAATTTTTGTCAACGTCAGTGTTTGAATAACCAGTGTGGAAGTTGCTTTTGAAAGATGCTTTCAGCTCTCAGATATTGACTGGTGGTGTTTTAGTGGCTAATGAAAGAGATAAAAGACAAAAGCCATGGAAGATTACTGGGATAAATTCatttagacagacagagtgagcgagagagagaaagagagacagagagagaaagggaggggtgTCATTAGCTATCACTTTGTTATAGTTCATCTAAGAATGACTCAGGATTTTCTGTAATGTTTGAGAGATGGATGGAAAATTCAGAATAGATGGGTAGACATAAGAGGTAAGGGTctcatgggaaaaaaacaagctgcTAAGTTTGAGCCTCAATGCTGTTGATGGATTCAAAGTCAGGGCTAATAACAGTCTCGCTGGGAGCACACAGGTtggcgtttaaaaaaaaaaatacgaggATTGCACTGCCAAggataaacatttaaacattttatctATGTTTGTTCTCTAGCATTATCATTTCTCGGTACTCACAAAAGTACTTGCTGTAATTTGGATGATTACAACATTCAGCAAGCTTTCTGATAACCAGAATTACAGAATTGTCAACTGATAATGTAGTCCAAAGAGTGCCtgtacaaaatatacaaaatgttCAGCCaactgaataaaaaacaaaattaaataaaagacaTTCTTCAGTAAACAGAATGGTCCTGAGTGTTTATGGTTGTTCAGTCCTCAGAAAACTTAGCTGACATCCATAAATTTGGGATGATATTTAACTGCACAATGCCGTCTGAGTCAGgtcagcatgcacacacatgcctccTGACAGAGGGATTCTACACTCTCaagaatcatttctttttttggagttATTTACTTTTCAGCAGCATTTGGTTGACCGGGTTTGACAGAGGCTGTAGTGTGCTTTCTTCCctcctacacccccccccccccatcttaaAATGGAATAGATACATTAAGGACTTTTTCCTCAAAGTTAGGATGGCACCTAACTGACACACGTCAAAATCATGCATCTCGAAGCTGTGTTTGCGTCAGATATCTCACAATCTTACATTAGGAGTAGGAACAATCTGGGCGTCACTGACGACTAAAACCACTGCATGGGACATTTAATCTCAAGACCTTCATCAGTCCCATCTGTCATGCACTGCACCTCTCCGTGCCAGAGACAAACATCTATAGTGCTCTCCAGCATGGATAACACTAAGGCACATCTGATCTGGGACCAGTTTGTACTGAGCCAACTCCCAGCTTTAAGAGGGCTTTTTTCAGGTCAAACTGAACCCAAATCAAAGCATAAAGTTAAAATATCTCATTTCAACAAAGCTGGCCCAGTAAAGTGGTAGATAACCTGAGGGGGAGGCCTCTGGCAGACAAGAGAAAcaaatttagttttttttctcatcctaATTTTCTGCTGCATAAAGTCTTTTCAGAAATATGTActatgtgtttaaaaatatgtttcacaTGAAGTCATGAAATTACCTAAAAATGTTACTGACATGATTTCTGAGTCTTATTATCTGCTTGTGTTACAGTCCTTGTAttcattgtctgtctgtctatctatctatctatctatctatctatctatctatctatctatctatctatctatctatctatctatctatctatctgtctgtctgtctgtctgtctgtctgtctgtttgtctactCTTCCTTGCATCCCTCTGTCCATCTATTGATCTCTTTATCCGATGTTATGGTGATTATTCAGGTTACGGTTTgggttgatttaaaaaaaagcaaaacaaaagactggTGTTGATTTGAAAAAAGACCGGTGTTTGGTTGAAAGACACATGTTCTAAACTGCAAATCCACACTTATTTGTGCTTCTTGGACTTGTGGAAATTggacaaatgtttttgttttctcataaaTGGTCATAAGCGCtgaaaatgcattgaaatgaattttttaGAGTGAGTGAGCGACAGAGATGAAACTGATCATTGTACACCACTATAACCTGATTGCAGATGGGAACTTTAGAACTTTCGATCAGTCTACATGTAAGCATTTGCTGAGGTAGCCACTGGTGTCAGGAAGCTCCATCTTACTCACTCACGTAAATGTgaattagaaaaacaaacacgctTAATGACGCGTTTGATTGGACCAGCACTTAGCCAATTGATTGTGTTTGCACATGCTGCTCACCTTTTCCGCTGACATGGAGAAAAAAGACCGCAGAACGTCACCTGTGAGAAGTATAAATGGAGGAAAGACCTGTTGTTCGGTCCTAACCACCGCTTCTCTCTTGAGACCTCTTCAACACATCCAGAGACTTCTCCATCCCCATTCAATCGCAACAGGTAaaataactttcttttttttttttttttttttgctttaatagGTTTAAAAATGCAGACTCATTATGAGCCATTCTGAGCTTCTGAGATTATTTTAGAATCTCAGTGATCATTTCATAATCTCAAAAACCAGACGTTTAGTCCAAGAGCATTTACATTGTTTTGGCTTGTGAAAAGTTGAGGTTGCAGGTTCTGTGACTGATAGAATCGCATGTAGTGCACCAGTGTCTCTGATTAGTTCTTATGGCTGCTGGACCTAGGCTGTGAGGAAATGAATGGTTTTTGTAGTACTCAGTTTCTCTGAGAGACACTGAAGTAAGCAGGTGCATCAATAAAGGTGTGCTCATGAAAAAATATCTTTCAACAATAAGATGTTTCAGGAAATAACATTGTAGGTTTTCCATTCTCATTTTTCCATTCTACATCAAACATTtcaattattatcattattaattttatttttacttttaataagGAAGTATTTACCTTACCATCTATGCATTCTGTTTTCTAAAGCTGTTACTGTCTTATATCAATGTTTCTGCAGTATTTGTTTCAAAATGCTttaatgaaaatcaaaataGCCCTCTCTTAGATAACCgtcctctctgactctgtctcaaTTCCatataaataaagaacaaatattCAAAAGACTCAAAATTAATACCAGTAAACATACATAATCCCTTGTCAAACCTTTTCACTAGACCTTTTTACTTAACTTGAACTTTTCAAATATGTAATGCAAAGTTACACATATCACATGGATCTAATCCCAAGCTGTGTACTGTATGTCTCTCTGGAATGCTTTGTTTCTGGTGTTTTCTGCAGGGTGACCATGGCAGTGTGGCTGCAGGCTGGAGCTTTGCTTTTCCTTCTGGCTCTGTCATCCGCAGGGGCCGATGCTGCTGCCCCCCAACACCTGTGTGGCTCTCACCTGGTCGACGCCCTCTACCTAGTCTGTGGCCCCACAGGCTTCTTCTACAACCCAAAGAGAGATGTGGACCCACTTCTAGGTAAGCAGGgctattttttttggggggggggggttgagatgGATAGGTATCTGAAGGAAGATGAATTCTAAAAACCATGGCAATTATTTATTTCTATCAGAGTTGATGCAAGGCCTATGGTggtcacacacataaaagagaggaaagcaaaaagaataagaaaaaccAGTAGAAATCCCAGACTGGCAGGAATCAAAGGAGAGATTCAGACACATTTCAGACTCATGTTTTTTCTGacccttgtttgtttttgtttttgtttttttttgttttcgtttttttttgcaggattCCTCCCCCCTAAGTCTGGTCAGGAGAACGAGGTGGCTGAGTACCCTTTTAAAGACCACACTGAACTGCTGGTGAAGCGAGGCATTGTGGAGCAGTGCTGTCACAAACCCTGCAGTCTCTTTGACCTTCAAAACTACTGCAATTAGAGCCTCTGCCTTCTGCAACCTGTCAACACCTACAGCCTGCTCACAGCCTGTCACGCTACACAACGAAGTCGCTCATGTGTAAACAAGAAAATggtacacattttttttccaagaaaataaaaatttcatCAGATGAAAACATACTGCCTCTgaattgtttcatttgttttgtctgtgactgaggaaaaaaaaaaacactgtagagtcagcctgttttttttctgggaaaaaAGTAAAAGGCAAATACTGAGAGAGGGGTAGAGCAgtcattactgttactgtttaccATCTGTTCTACTGAACAGATGCTAAACACTTAACACTGTTGTACTGttccactgaaaaagaaacttcCAGATACTCCTATGATCCTTAAATAGCCCCAGGGAGACAGTGCTCCATGGCTCAACCATCTATATGTTATCTTTTCAACCATAAACTTAATATTTCAATCTTTAACTCATATCTGAAAATATCAATGAATAAATTGAGTACTAGCTGCCATCCATAATACTTAATACATACATAGTCTGTAATACTCTCTGTTCCGTTCAAGCTGAGAAAAAGTAATACAAATTTTGCTGAAGCTGTGACAGCTGCTGGAACACTGTGCTGTTATCATGCTACTGTAGATATGGTACCActggaaggttctggaacaCTTCTGTCAcacttctgtgtgtttcagaaaatCATAGCTTGTTGTAGTGTAATACACAGCCAATGCTATGCAGGGATCTCCTCTATGAGCTGAATGTTCTGTTGAACTGTTCAACACGTTTCCAAACAGTTCCAAAGCCAAAGGTTTCATGGATTTAAGTGAATAGTGCACATTTGcatctccttgtgtgtgtgtgtgtgtgtgtgattaaccCAGTACTAATACACCTAAAGAACTTATGACAGAATATGGGTGGTTCCTTCTCCAGTCATCACCAGTGACCAGTCTAATTCAACACGACTTTCTCCCCCGTATGCATAGATAAAATATATATCCCACCATTCCTAACAAATAGCTTCTGCTGGATTTCACTGAGCGCTCCAGTTGGAACACTCATGGGGGTTACATGTTTTTGCTCCTTATGTAGTGCctttggtggtgttgttggggtttttgtCACTGGAAATCAGAAACTTCAGACCTCCTTTCCGTTTCCTCAGCAGGAGGTAGGTGATTTTCCTCAGGCACCATCCTTTGCCTTGTCTCACTGAATTTACCTTCCCCTTTCAGTagtaacacaacacagtgacTGTCTTCAGGCTCCACAAAACGTATAATTTCTTTATGTGACATGCTTTGATTTTAGAGAGTTTGTATCAGATGAAACATATTTATGCCAAAAACAAATTTAAGCTTGGTCACTCCCTAAAAAACCTGGCAAAGGCTGTTATAAAAGGTGAGAATTTTGAAGAGAATGgtgttctttctgtctgctgttAATGCAAAATATAAGACTTCACTTGACCAGCTCTTTTCACATTCTTTTCTGATTCACTATTTAGGGTGCATACGTTTTCTGATTCACTGTTTAGGGTGCATACATTTTCTGATTCACTGTTTAGGGTGCATACATTTTCTGATTCGCTGTTTAGGGTGCATACGTTTTCTGATTCACTGTTTAGGGTGCATACATTTTCCATTGGCATGGTTCAGACATGATGCTTCATTTACAGAACAATACAATGACATACAACAAATGCTAACAGAGGTAATGTGTGAAGACAACTTGTAGACATGAACAAACCAGAGGAGAGTAGTAACGTCTTCATTTAATGAGACTCTTTTTATTGTCTATGGTACAGTTCCTGTGAGTTCCTTCCATCgatcaaacacacaaca from Chanos chanos chromosome 8, fChaCha1.1, whole genome shotgun sequence includes the following:
- the ins gene encoding insulin, whose amino-acid sequence is MAVWLQAGALLFLLALSSAGADAAAPQHLCGSHLVDALYLVCGPTGFFYNPKRDVDPLLGFLPPKSGQENEVAEYPFKDHTELLVKRGIVEQCCHKPCSLFDLQNYCN